From Streptomyces yatensis, one genomic window encodes:
- the adh gene encoding aldehyde dehydrogenase produces MTRFANPGSEGSVVSYQPRYDHWIGGEYVPPARGRYFENPTPVNGQPFTEIARGTAEDVERALDAAHAAAPAWGRTAPAERASVLLKIADRMEQNLEALAVAESWENGKPVRETLAADIPLAIDHFRYFAGVIRAQEGSLSELDHDTVAYHFHEPLGVVAQIIPWNFPILMATWKLAPALAAGNAVVLKPAEQTPASIHLWMSLVADLLPPGVVNIVNGFGVEAGKPLASNSRVAKVAFTGETTTGRLIMQYASENLIPVTLELGGKSPNIFFDDVSAADDDFLDKALEGFTMFALNQGEVCTCPSRALVQGGHYQAFMDAAVARTEKVAQGHPLDTDTMIGAQASNDQLEKILSYLDIGRQEGARVLTGGSRAELGGELEGGYYVQPTIFEGGNHMRVFQEEIFGPVVAVARFTDFEDAIGIANDTLYGLGAGVWTRDGTTAYRAGRAIQAGRVWTNCYHAYPAHAAFGGYKQSGIGRETHKMMLDHYQQTKNLLVSYSPKKLGFF; encoded by the coding sequence ATGACGCGGTTCGCAAACCCCGGCTCCGAGGGCTCGGTCGTCAGCTACCAGCCGCGCTATGACCACTGGATCGGCGGCGAGTACGTCCCGCCGGCCCGGGGCCGCTATTTCGAGAACCCGACCCCCGTGAACGGGCAGCCGTTCACCGAGATCGCCCGGGGCACCGCAGAGGACGTCGAGCGGGCCCTGGACGCCGCCCACGCGGCCGCGCCCGCCTGGGGCCGTACGGCACCCGCCGAGCGCGCCTCGGTGCTGCTGAAGATCGCCGACCGGATGGAACAGAATCTGGAGGCGCTCGCGGTCGCGGAGAGCTGGGAGAACGGCAAGCCGGTGCGGGAGACGCTGGCCGCCGATATCCCGCTGGCCATCGACCACTTCCGCTATTTCGCGGGGGTGATCCGGGCCCAGGAGGGCAGCCTCTCCGAGCTCGACCACGACACGGTCGCGTACCACTTCCATGAGCCGCTGGGCGTGGTCGCCCAGATCATCCCGTGGAACTTCCCCATCCTGATGGCCACCTGGAAGCTGGCCCCGGCGCTGGCCGCGGGCAACGCGGTGGTACTGAAGCCCGCCGAGCAGACGCCCGCCTCGATCCATCTGTGGATGAGCCTGGTGGCCGATCTGCTGCCCCCGGGGGTGGTCAACATCGTCAACGGCTTCGGTGTGGAGGCCGGAAAGCCGCTGGCGTCCAACTCCCGGGTGGCCAAGGTCGCCTTCACCGGGGAGACCACCACCGGCCGGCTGATCATGCAGTACGCGAGCGAGAACCTGATCCCGGTCACCCTGGAGCTCGGTGGCAAGAGCCCGAACATCTTCTTCGACGACGTCTCGGCCGCCGACGACGACTTCCTGGACAAGGCGCTGGAAGGGTTCACCATGTTCGCCCTGAACCAGGGCGAGGTGTGCACCTGTCCCTCGCGGGCCCTGGTCCAAGGCGGCCACTACCAGGCGTTCATGGACGCGGCCGTGGCCCGTACGGAGAAGGTGGCGCAGGGCCATCCGCTGGACACCGACACCATGATCGGCGCCCAGGCGTCCAACGACCAGCTCGAGAAGATCCTGTCGTATCTGGACATCGGCCGTCAGGAGGGCGCCCGCGTCCTCACCGGCGGCAGCCGCGCCGAACTCGGCGGCGAGCTGGAGGGCGGCTACTACGTCCAGCCCACGATCTTCGAGGGCGGCAACCACATGCGGGTCTTCCAGGAGGAGATCTTCGGGCCGGTGGTCGCGGTGGCGCGGTTCACCGACTTCGAGGACGCCATCGGCATCGCCAACGACACGCTCTACGGGCTGGGCGCGGGCGTGTGGACCCGCGACGGCACGACCGCGTACCGCGCCGGGCGCGCCATCCAGGCGGGCCGGGTGTGGACCAACTGCTACCACGCCTACCCGGCACACGCCGCCTTCGGCGGCTACAAGCAGTCCGGGATCGGCCGCGAGACCCACAAGATGATGCTGGATCACTACCAGCAGACGAAGAACCTGCTGGTGTCGTATTCGCCGAAGAAGCTCGGCTTCTTCTGA
- a CDS encoding IS701 family transposase, whose translation MRAGELAACRVRLEEFASEVFAPLVRRDQREKGAFYLRGLLLDGRRKSMQPMAERLGIDHQQLQQFMTSSTWPVGDVRARLAWRAVRVVRPQVWVVEDTGFPKDGASSPGVARQYSGTLGKVGNCQIGVSVHATSDTASCPLSWRLFLPASWDEPDAVDRRERCRIPDTVHHRPKWELALDMLDELDNQGLRPAVLVADTGYGANADFRRGLEDRGLAYVLQAKAEMTARGQNAEPHQPVYTGLGPKPLPRYRTSPVSLREHVLAAGRHHGQALTWRKGSKAAMSSHFVVLRVRLAGRRPRPADDGTIPLVWLIAQWPEGETEPVKYWISNLPTDIPARDPVRLAKSRWRIEHDYRELKTALGLDHLEGRSFTGWHRHVTLVTAAHLFLTEQRTCPKAPAGA comes from the coding sequence ATGAGGGCTGGGGAGCTTGCCGCGTGTCGGGTTCGGCTGGAGGAATTCGCTTCCGAGGTGTTCGCGCCGCTGGTGCGGCGGGATCAGCGTGAGAAGGGTGCCTTCTATCTGCGGGGACTGCTGCTGGACGGCCGGCGTAAGTCGATGCAGCCGATGGCGGAGCGTCTGGGCATCGATCACCAGCAGCTGCAGCAGTTCATGACGTCCTCGACCTGGCCCGTCGGGGACGTCCGGGCCCGTCTGGCATGGAGGGCTGTGCGGGTGGTCCGTCCGCAGGTGTGGGTGGTGGAGGACACCGGCTTCCCCAAGGACGGTGCCTCCTCTCCAGGGGTGGCCCGCCAGTATTCAGGGACTCTGGGCAAGGTCGGCAACTGCCAGATCGGGGTCAGTGTCCACGCCACGTCCGACACGGCTTCGTGTCCGCTGTCCTGGCGGCTGTTCCTGCCCGCTTCCTGGGACGAGCCCGACGCGGTCGACCGCAGAGAACGCTGCCGCATCCCCGATACCGTCCACCATCGGCCCAAATGGGAGCTCGCTTTGGACATGCTCGACGAACTGGACAACCAGGGGCTGAGGCCCGCGGTGCTGGTCGCCGACACCGGCTACGGCGCGAACGCAGACTTCCGCCGCGGACTGGAAGACCGCGGCCTTGCCTACGTGCTCCAGGCCAAGGCCGAGATGACCGCCCGCGGCCAGAACGCCGAACCGCACCAGCCTGTCTACACAGGGCTCGGGCCCAAGCCGCTGCCGCGCTACCGTACCTCCCCGGTCTCCTTACGTGAACACGTGCTGGCTGCCGGACGCCACCACGGCCAGGCCCTGACCTGGCGCAAGGGCTCCAAAGCCGCGATGAGCTCGCACTTCGTGGTTCTGCGGGTCCGCCTCGCCGGCCGGCGCCCCCGCCCTGCCGATGACGGCACGATCCCCCTGGTCTGGCTGATCGCCCAGTGGCCCGAAGGCGAGACGGAGCCGGTCAAGTACTGGATCTCGAACCTGCCCACCGACATACCCGCCCGGGATCCGGTCCGGCTGGCGAAGTCACGCTGGCGGATCGAACACGACTACCGCGAGCTGAAGACCGCCCTGGGCCTGGACCACTTGGAAGGCCGATCCTTCACCGGCTGGCACCGGCACGTCACCCTCGTCACCGCGGCCCACCTGTTCCTGACCGAACAACGGACCTGCCCAAAAGCCCCTGCCGGGGCCTGA
- a CDS encoding TetR/AcrR family transcriptional regulator translates to MPRPRAFDERHVLERAREQFWATGYAGTRMDDIAQATGLGKGSLYGAFGDKGKLFHRVFGDWCTAVVEVAEGRLAGGPDAEALARLSGYVHLMAENTASDTERRGCLLAKGAAELAQRDPTVAGRSAETMTALLTLLRTEISAAQRHGDIDGAADPERLAALLLTVVRGIEAVGKAGLDPETLRNIADTALAVLPMPGGRNASQPGAVRPARTNLVPSRPHDPPDSA, encoded by the coding sequence ATGCCGAGACCACGCGCATTCGACGAACGCCACGTCCTGGAGCGGGCCCGGGAACAGTTCTGGGCGACCGGCTATGCAGGGACCCGGATGGACGACATCGCCCAGGCGACCGGCCTGGGCAAGGGCAGCCTGTACGGCGCATTCGGCGACAAGGGCAAGCTGTTCCACCGCGTGTTTGGCGACTGGTGCACCGCAGTCGTCGAGGTGGCCGAAGGGCGGCTGGCAGGTGGCCCGGACGCAGAGGCCTTGGCCCGGCTGTCGGGATACGTGCACCTAATGGCGGAGAACACCGCCTCCGACACCGAGCGCCGCGGGTGCCTGTTGGCCAAGGGCGCGGCGGAACTGGCCCAGCGCGATCCGACGGTCGCTGGACGGTCGGCCGAGACCATGACGGCACTACTGACCCTGCTGCGAACGGAGATCAGCGCCGCCCAGCGCCACGGCGACATCGATGGCGCTGCGGATCCGGAGCGGTTGGCGGCACTGCTGCTGACGGTGGTCCGCGGTATCGAGGCGGTAGGCAAGGCCGGCCTGGACCCGGAGACGCTGCGGAACATTGCAGACACCGCACTGGCAGTCCTGCCCATGCCCGGGGGCAGAAACGCCTCGCAACCGGGCGCAGTCCGGCCCGCGAGAACTAACTTGGTGCCATCACGGCCACATGATCCGCCGGACAGTGCCTAG
- a CDS encoding SDR family NAD(P)-dependent oxidoreductase, whose translation MPGVLQEKVAVITGGTSGIGLAIAHRFVREGARVFVTGRDIDRLEAAVKEMGPAATGVRSDVSVLADLDALYARVREEAGRIDVLVANAGIAADAALGTHTEANVDLTLAVNVKGTLFTVQKALPLLAGNASIVVVGSSNSVRPNEQLEVYSASKAAVSNLVHNWARQSRERRFRVNVLSPGPTRTPGLLGAAGPAADQFAEATVPLGRLADAEEIAEAALFLASDASSFVTGAELFADGGYTRA comes from the coding sequence ATGCCAGGCGTACTGCAGGAGAAGGTGGCCGTGATCACCGGAGGGACCAGCGGGATCGGGTTGGCCATCGCCCACCGCTTCGTCCGGGAGGGCGCACGGGTCTTCGTGACCGGCCGGGACATCGACCGCCTCGAAGCGGCAGTCAAGGAGATGGGCCCTGCGGCCACCGGCGTACGATCCGACGTCTCGGTTCTGGCCGACCTGGACGCGCTTTACGCGCGCGTCCGTGAGGAGGCCGGACGCATCGACGTACTGGTGGCCAACGCGGGAATCGCTGCGGACGCCGCGCTCGGCACACACACCGAGGCAAACGTCGACCTGACGCTCGCCGTCAACGTCAAGGGCACCCTGTTCACCGTTCAGAAGGCGCTTCCGCTGCTGGCGGGGAACGCCTCCATCGTGGTCGTCGGCTCGAGCAACAGCGTGCGGCCCAATGAGCAGCTCGAGGTCTACAGCGCCTCGAAGGCGGCGGTGAGCAACCTCGTGCACAACTGGGCCCGGCAGTCACGGGAGCGCCGATTCCGGGTCAACGTGCTCAGCCCGGGCCCCACGCGCACCCCTGGCCTGCTGGGCGCCGCGGGGCCGGCCGCCGATCAGTTCGCCGAGGCCACCGTGCCACTGGGGCGGCTGGCTGACGCCGAGGAAATCGCCGAGGCCGCCCTCTTCCTGGCTTCAGACGCCTCGTCGTTCGTCACCGGCGCCGAACTCTTCGCCGACGGCGGCTACACCCGGGCCTGA
- a CDS encoding acyl-CoA desaturase, which translates to MNPSEADRAEQAVAVRDVETAAEVKPLLDAPQTAAAGVAMWIFVVGPPICLIAAAPFVWGWGLLSALDVGMAVVAYLVSGFGLTVGYHRLFTHRSFKARRGLRIALAVAGSLGVEGSPVQWVANHRRHHAFADREDDPHSPWRYGTDTRALLKGLVHAHIGWMLKRELSNRARFAPDIAADPDLRLIGRLFGLLTAVSLLTPALIGGLVTGTWTGALSGFLWAGVIRMALLHHVTWSVNSVCHVAGKRPFMSRDKATNFWPLALLSFGESWHNSHHADPTGARHGVLPGQLDPSARLIWVFEKLRWVHDVRWPSEDRLKARLLPEAAGPYPPAV; encoded by the coding sequence ATGAACCCGAGCGAGGCTGACCGCGCTGAACAGGCCGTCGCCGTACGCGACGTCGAGACCGCGGCCGAGGTCAAGCCGCTGCTCGACGCCCCGCAGACGGCCGCGGCCGGGGTGGCAATGTGGATCTTCGTCGTCGGCCCGCCGATCTGCCTGATCGCCGCGGCGCCGTTCGTATGGGGATGGGGCCTGTTGTCCGCGCTGGACGTCGGCATGGCGGTGGTCGCCTACCTGGTGTCCGGCTTCGGGCTCACGGTCGGTTATCACCGCCTCTTCACGCATCGCTCGTTCAAGGCACGGCGGGGCCTGCGGATCGCCCTGGCCGTCGCGGGTTCGCTGGGTGTGGAGGGTTCACCGGTCCAGTGGGTGGCGAACCATCGCCGCCATCACGCCTTCGCCGACCGGGAGGATGACCCGCACTCGCCCTGGCGCTACGGGACGGACACCCGCGCGCTACTCAAGGGGCTGGTCCACGCTCACATCGGGTGGATGCTGAAGCGCGAGCTGAGCAACCGTGCCAGGTTCGCGCCCGACATCGCCGCCGATCCCGACCTACGGCTCATCGGCCGGCTCTTCGGACTGCTGACCGCCGTCTCGCTGTTGACTCCGGCACTGATCGGCGGGCTCGTCACCGGCACCTGGACCGGCGCGCTGAGCGGGTTCCTGTGGGCCGGCGTGATCCGGATGGCGCTGCTGCACCACGTCACGTGGTCGGTGAACTCGGTCTGCCACGTCGCGGGAAAACGCCCGTTCATGAGCCGGGACAAGGCCACCAACTTCTGGCCGCTCGCCCTGCTGTCCTTCGGCGAGAGCTGGCACAACTCACATCACGCCGACCCCACGGGTGCGCGCCACGGCGTCCTGCCGGGCCAGCTCGACCCGTCGGCCCGCCTCATCTGGGTGTTCGAGAAGCTGCGCTGGGTCCATGACGTGCGCTGGCCGAGCGAAGACCGTCTCAAAGCCCGACTGCTCCCCGAAGCGGCCGGCCCGTACCCGCCCGCGGTCTGA
- a CDS encoding metallophosphoesterase — translation MTDTSDTRPAEGEAQAPRQSRGEAPAPRQSRLRRLMRFIPLIAPVLLWAVPCWVLLHSGQHWPLPVRLVGTALFVFGLVGMPFALARGHGRRQQDWAAVIGATLLGTSWILFTWSVLLGVVLRLVLTVAGVGEGQDRARIVAWAVLGITAVLLGWGYAEARRVPRVRRLDVRLPRLGAGLDGIRVVLITDTHYGPLDRARWSARVCETVNTLEADLVCHTGDIADGTAERRRAQAAPLGTVRATRARVYVTGNHEYYSEAQGWVDLMDELGWEPLRNRHLLLERGGDTLVVAGVDDVTAESSGLAGHRAHLAGALNGADPDLPVLLLAHQPKFIDRAAAAGIDLQLSGHTHGGQIWPFHHLVRIDQPALAGLSHHGPRTLLYTSRGTGFWGPPFRVFAPSEITLLVLRSPHLPASE, via the coding sequence GTGACCGACACCAGCGACACCCGGCCCGCCGAGGGTGAGGCGCAAGCGCCGCGGCAGAGCCGGGGCGAGGCCCCAGCGCCGCGGCAGAGCCGACTGCGCCGCCTGATGCGGTTCATCCCCCTGATCGCCCCCGTTCTGCTGTGGGCCGTGCCCTGCTGGGTGCTCCTGCACAGCGGGCAGCACTGGCCACTGCCCGTCAGGCTGGTCGGCACCGCCCTGTTCGTCTTCGGCCTCGTCGGCATGCCGTTCGCGCTGGCGCGCGGCCACGGCCGGCGGCAGCAGGATTGGGCGGCGGTCATCGGCGCCACTCTGCTGGGCACCAGCTGGATTCTGTTCACGTGGTCCGTGCTGCTCGGCGTCGTCCTGCGGCTCGTCCTGACCGTGGCCGGCGTCGGCGAGGGCCAGGACCGGGCCCGCATCGTCGCCTGGGCCGTCCTCGGCATCACCGCCGTACTGCTCGGCTGGGGGTACGCCGAGGCCCGCCGGGTGCCACGGGTGCGCCGACTCGACGTGCGACTCCCCCGGCTGGGCGCCGGGTTGGACGGCATCCGCGTCGTCCTCATCACCGACACCCACTACGGCCCGCTCGATCGCGCCCGCTGGTCGGCGCGGGTATGCGAGACGGTGAACACGCTGGAAGCCGACCTGGTGTGTCACACCGGCGACATCGCGGACGGCACGGCCGAACGCCGCCGCGCCCAGGCCGCCCCCCTCGGTACCGTGCGGGCCACCCGGGCCCGTGTCTACGTCACCGGCAACCACGAGTACTACAGCGAGGCCCAGGGCTGGGTCGACCTGATGGACGAGCTGGGCTGGGAGCCGCTGCGCAACCGCCATCTGCTGCTCGAACGCGGCGGCGACACCCTCGTGGTCGCCGGCGTGGATGACGTCACCGCCGAGTCCTCCGGCCTGGCGGGCCACCGCGCCCACCTCGCCGGAGCCTTGAACGGTGCCGACCCCGACCTACCCGTCCTGCTCCTGGCACACCAGCCCAAGTTCATCGACCGGGCAGCAGCCGCCGGCATCGACCTCCAGCTCTCCGGCCACACCCACGGCGGCCAGATCTGGCCCTTCCACCACCTCGTCCGCATCGACCAGCCCGCCCTCGCCGGCCTCAGCCACCACGGCCCCCGCACCCTGCTTTACACCAGCCGCGGCACCGGCTTCTGGGGCCCGCCGTTCCGCGTCTTCGCCCCCAGCGAGATCACCCTGCTCGTGCTCCGCTCCCCGCACCTGCCCGCCTCGGAATAG
- a CDS encoding endo-beta-N-acetylglucosaminidase H codes for MFSLVRSRIRTAAFALTAVAALALAGTAATATTSAAAAPAPAPAAAKQGPTSVAYVEVNNNSMRNVGKYTLAGGGGNVFDVAVIFAANINYDTGTKAAYLHFNENVQRVLDNAATEIRPLQQKGIKVVLSVLGNHEGAGFANFPSQQAASAFAKQLSDTVAKYGLDGIDFDDEYADYGNNGTGQPNDSSFVHLVTALRANMPNKIISLYNIGPAASRLSYGGVNISSKFDYVWNPYYGTWQVPGLALPKSKLSPAAVEIGRTSQSTAASLARRTVSEGYGVYLTYNLDGSNRGADVSAFTRELYGSDAVYTP; via the coding sequence ATGTTCAGTCTGGTACGGAGCAGAATACGGACGGCCGCGTTCGCGCTCACAGCGGTCGCGGCCCTCGCCTTAGCCGGGACCGCCGCGACTGCCACGACCAGCGCGGCAGCGGCCCCCGCTCCCGCTCCCGCCGCCGCGAAACAGGGGCCGACCTCGGTGGCGTACGTCGAGGTGAACAACAACAGCATGCGGAACGTCGGCAAGTACACCCTCGCGGGCGGCGGCGGCAACGTCTTCGACGTCGCCGTGATCTTCGCGGCGAACATCAACTACGACACCGGTACGAAGGCGGCCTATCTGCACTTCAACGAGAACGTGCAGCGCGTCCTCGACAACGCCGCCACGGAGATACGGCCGTTGCAGCAGAAGGGCATCAAGGTCGTCCTCTCGGTGCTCGGCAACCACGAGGGCGCGGGCTTCGCCAACTTCCCCTCCCAGCAGGCGGCTTCGGCGTTCGCGAAGCAGCTGTCGGACACCGTGGCCAAGTACGGCCTCGACGGCATCGACTTCGACGACGAGTACGCCGACTACGGCAACAACGGCACGGGCCAGCCCAACGACAGCTCGTTCGTGCACCTGGTGACGGCGCTGCGCGCGAACATGCCGAACAAGATCATCAGCCTTTACAACATCGGCCCGGCCGCGTCGCGGCTGTCCTACGGCGGCGTCAACATCTCGTCCAAGTTCGACTACGTCTGGAACCCGTACTACGGCACCTGGCAGGTTCCCGGCCTGGCGCTGCCCAAGTCGAAGCTGTCGCCGGCGGCCGTCGAGATCGGCCGGACCTCGCAGAGCACGGCCGCGAGCCTTGCCCGCCGCACCGTCAGCGAGGGGTACGGCGTCTATCTGACGTACAACCTCGACGGCTCCAATCGCGGCGCCGATGTCTCCGCGTTCACCAGGGAGCTGTACGGCAGCGACGCCGTCTACACGCCGTAG
- a CDS encoding alpha/beta fold hydrolase, whose translation MTEYLAVDGGTIAYEVAGSGPLIVLAHGMGDSRAAYRAVVPPLVAAGYRVAAVDLRGCGESSAAWPAWSRTAIAGDLLAVIRHLGGPALLVGHSISGGAATIAAAREPSLVSAVVELAPFTRKQSIRLGDLRVKRFRQGMLRLLGTGVFGSVPLWRSYLDVASPGVKPADWAERLGRIDSLLREPGRMKAMQGMGRCAPTDAGAQLGNVRCPVLVVMGTLDPDWADPHAEGSAIVDALPSGLGRLEMIEGAGHYPHDQFPDQVVSLMLAFFRSDAAHA comes from the coding sequence ATGACCGAGTACCTTGCCGTCGACGGCGGCACGATCGCCTATGAGGTGGCGGGCTCCGGCCCGCTGATCGTTCTCGCCCATGGCATGGGCGACAGCCGCGCCGCGTACCGTGCCGTGGTCCCGCCGCTGGTGGCGGCGGGCTATCGGGTCGCCGCGGTCGATCTGCGCGGCTGCGGCGAGTCCAGCGCCGCCTGGCCGGCCTGGAGCCGCACCGCCATCGCCGGCGACCTGCTGGCCGTGATCCGCCACCTGGGCGGCCCGGCCCTGCTCGTGGGCCACTCGATCTCCGGCGGCGCCGCCACCATCGCCGCGGCGCGGGAGCCCTCGCTGGTCAGCGCGGTGGTCGAGTTGGCGCCGTTCACCCGCAAGCAGTCGATCCGCCTCGGCGACCTGCGGGTCAAGCGCTTCCGGCAGGGCATGCTGCGGCTGCTCGGCACGGGCGTGTTCGGCAGTGTGCCGCTCTGGCGCTCGTACCTCGACGTGGCCTCCCCCGGCGTGAAACCCGCCGACTGGGCCGAGCGGCTCGGCCGCATCGACTCCCTGCTGCGCGAGCCGGGCCGGATGAAGGCCATGCAGGGCATGGGCCGCTGCGCCCCGACCGACGCCGGCGCGCAGCTCGGCAATGTGCGCTGCCCGGTCCTGGTCGTGATGGGCACACTCGACCCCGACTGGGCCGATCCGCACGCGGAGGGTTCGGCGATCGTCGATGCCCTGCCGTCCGGCCTCGGTCGCCTTGAGATGATCGAGGGCGCCGGGCACTACCCGCACGACCAGTTCCCCGACCAGGTGGTTTCGCTGATGCTCGCCTTCTTCCGCTCGGACGCCGCTCATGCCTAG
- a CDS encoding TetR/AcrR family transcriptional regulator has product MVAAGAALADEVGLAHLTMGLLAERVGVRTPSLYKHVGGQEDLNRRIAALALSEAADAVGGAVRGYAGRDALAAAARAFRGFVLEHPGRYAATVGLEPSGPDDPLAIASQRLLDAFTAVLRGYDIAKSDVNHALRMLRSFCHGFATLQAAGGFQWSTDIDESFEWLIAFTDRGLRAM; this is encoded by the coding sequence GTGGTGGCGGCCGGTGCCGCCCTCGCCGACGAGGTGGGCCTCGCCCATCTGACGATGGGTCTGCTGGCCGAGCGGGTGGGCGTGCGCACCCCCTCCCTGTACAAGCACGTGGGCGGCCAGGAGGACCTCAACCGGCGCATCGCGGCGCTGGCGTTGAGCGAGGCCGCGGACGCCGTCGGCGGCGCCGTCCGGGGGTACGCGGGCCGCGACGCCCTGGCGGCCGCGGCGCGCGCCTTCCGCGGCTTCGTCCTGGAGCACCCCGGCCGGTACGCCGCGACGGTCGGCCTGGAACCCTCCGGCCCGGACGACCCGCTGGCCATCGCCAGTCAGCGGCTGCTCGACGCGTTCACCGCGGTCCTGCGCGGCTACGACATCGCGAAGTCCGACGTGAACCACGCCCTGCGCATGCTCCGCAGCTTCTGCCACGGCTTCGCCACGTTGCAGGCGGCGGGCGGCTTCCAGTGGAGCACCGACATCGACGAGAGCTTCGAGTGGCTGATCGCCTTCACCGACCGGGGCCTGCGCGCCATGTGA
- a CDS encoding M15 family metallopeptidase: protein MTEIVLMSDPKVAAVPVQECGERLLDVRRDSRLLVDERKWQDSAGAFAHLREGVLDRLHKAQAQLPQGMRLLFVEGYRPPSLQRRYFDEYAAQLRATHPEWAAEQVHSAASRYVSPPEIAPHSAGAAVDLTLADAGGRELDLGTRMNATPEESAGACYTQADDISREARSQRDILGTALTAVGLVNYPTEWWHWSYGDRYWALQTGAKVARYGPMDLD from the coding sequence ATGACTGAGATCGTTCTGATGTCCGACCCGAAGGTCGCGGCCGTACCTGTTCAAGAGTGCGGTGAACGACTCCTGGATGTGCGACGGGACAGCCGCCTGTTGGTCGACGAGCGGAAGTGGCAGGACTCCGCCGGCGCTTTCGCACACCTGCGGGAAGGAGTGCTTGACCGACTCCACAAAGCTCAGGCACAGCTGCCTCAAGGGATGCGGCTGCTGTTCGTCGAGGGATACCGCCCGCCGTCCCTCCAACGTCGCTACTTCGACGAATACGCAGCCCAACTGCGCGCCACGCATCCGGAATGGGCTGCCGAGCAGGTCCACTCGGCAGCCAGTCGCTACGTGTCGCCACCGGAGATCGCACCGCACAGCGCCGGGGCGGCTGTTGACCTGACGCTCGCTGACGCGGGCGGGCGTGAGCTCGACCTGGGCACCCGCATGAATGCGACTCCTGAGGAGAGTGCGGGCGCCTGTTACACGCAGGCTGACGACATCAGCCGCGAGGCTCGCTCCCAGCGGGACATCTTGGGCACCGCGCTCACCGCTGTCGGCCTGGTCAACTACCCAACGGAGTGGTGGCACTGGTCATATGGAGACCGCTACTGGGCCTTGCAAACCGGAGCGAAAGTTGCCCGCTACGGGCCCATGGACCTGGACTGA
- a CDS encoding transcriptional regulator produces the protein MTKARFDELIHPSTRLSLVATLAAADWAEFAFLKDRLAMSDSALSKQLATLEEAGYVATERRLSGSRRKVRARLTPTGRDAFDGHVAALRDIVAAAANPADGPATRS, from the coding sequence ATGACGAAGGCGCGGTTCGACGAGCTGATCCATCCCAGCACCAGGCTGTCGCTGGTGGCGACGCTGGCAGCCGCCGACTGGGCGGAGTTCGCCTTCCTCAAGGACCGGCTGGCGATGTCCGACTCGGCACTGTCCAAGCAGCTCGCGACACTCGAAGAGGCCGGCTATGTCGCCACGGAACGCCGCCTCAGCGGCAGCCGCCGCAAGGTCCGCGCTCGGCTGACACCCACCGGCCGGGACGCCTTCGACGGCCATGTCGCCGCACTGCGGGACATCGTCGCCGCCGCCGCGAACCCGGCCGACGGGCCGGCCACTCGCTCATGA
- a CDS encoding MerR family transcriptional regulator — MRSSFMPPRQVRIGDAAAFAGCTPRAIRHYHAIGLLPEPERGGDDRRRYGYEDMIRLLWIRKMADAGIALDDIRDAFTTGMASAGADNGDGIAGTLERLEETLAEQEAELRRQRTAVQRMRTEGSRMGLLSDVVTERLKSLPEGSLRQADLDSLLVTERIFGPLGAAVQATRYVVLATHPTLREDSDRIDDAEEALDDSVAVDDPRVAQVAVERHAFECALHAVIEESGLDKDDDALFDAWDTVHPATADDGEDEADLGSGRREADSMSAVEAIGKMPYDFSPARLRCMELAEELSAQDSPAI; from the coding sequence ATGCGCTCGTCTTTCATGCCACCCCGCCAGGTCAGGATCGGTGACGCGGCGGCCTTCGCCGGCTGCACGCCACGGGCGATTCGCCATTACCACGCGATCGGCCTGCTCCCCGAGCCCGAGCGGGGCGGCGATGACCGCCGCCGCTACGGGTACGAGGACATGATCCGCCTGCTGTGGATTCGCAAGATGGCCGACGCCGGGATCGCCCTGGACGACATCCGTGACGCCTTCACCACCGGCATGGCTTCCGCCGGTGCGGACAACGGAGACGGTATCGCGGGCACCCTGGAGCGGTTGGAGGAAACCCTCGCCGAGCAGGAGGCGGAATTGCGGCGGCAACGGACCGCCGTGCAGCGGATGCGCACCGAAGGCAGCCGGATGGGCCTGCTCTCCGACGTCGTCACCGAACGTCTCAAGAGCCTGCCCGAGGGCTCCCTGCGGCAGGCGGACCTGGACAGTCTGCTGGTCACTGAGCGGATCTTCGGCCCGCTCGGCGCGGCCGTCCAGGCCACCCGCTACGTCGTCCTGGCCACGCATCCCACTCTGCGGGAGGATTCCGACCGCATCGATGACGCCGAGGAGGCACTCGACGACAGCGTCGCCGTCGACGATCCACGGGTGGCTCAAGTGGCCGTCGAGCGGCACGCCTTCGAATGTGCCCTGCACGCCGTCATCGAGGAGTCCGGCCTGGACAAGGACGACGATGCCCTCTTCGACGCCTGGGACACTGTGCACCCCGCTACCGCCGATGACGGCGAGGACGAGGCCGACCTCGGCTCCGGCAGGCGGGAGGCTGACTCCATGAGCGCGGTCGAAGCCATCGGCAAGATGCCCTACGACTTCTCCCCAGCCCGCCTGCGCTGTATGGAACTGGCCGAAGAGCTGTCCGCCCAAGACTCACCCGCTATCTGA